CCCTCAATAATTACGACGTACTCCCCTTTGATGGTTTCACGGCTCCCTATCTCCGAAACTATTTCACCCAAAGAACCAGTGAGAAATTCCTCATAAATTTTAGTGAGTTCCCTGGCTACAACCGCCCTTCTGTCCCCAAATATTTTCAAACAATCAGCAAGGCTTTTTAATACCCTTGCCGGCGATTCATAAAAAACAATTGATGCCTTTTCCTGGGCAACCGCCTCAAGTTGCTGCCTGCGTTGATTTACCTTGGAAGGAAGAAATCCTAAAAAAAGAAATTTCGTATCTTTGAAGCCAGAGGCGCTCAATGCAGCGATAACCGCTGAAGGCCCCGGCAAAGGGAC
This is a stretch of genomic DNA from Pseudomonadota bacterium. It encodes these proteins:
- the rsmI gene encoding 16S rRNA (cytidine(1402)-2'-O)-methyltransferase, producing GGEDVAVVSDAGTPGISDPGGILVSRARECGIPVVPLPGPSAVIAALSASGFKDTKFLFLGFLPSKVNQRRQQLEAVAQEKASIVFYESPARVLKSLADCLKIFGDRRAVVARELTKIYEEFLTGSLGEIVSEIGSRETIKGEYVVIIEGASSGEKPARTEDLSEILKWYKAQGVSLSEAVKAISRDLGVSRSELYTRALNIWDSSG